A region of the Salvia splendens isolate huo1 chromosome 11, SspV2, whole genome shotgun sequence genome:
CCGATCATCGGCGCGGGCTCCAATCATGACCGAATATCACTCCTCCCCATCGGCAGGTCATCCGGGCTTTGAGAGGACACTCCGTCGGGTCACAGCCGAGTTCTATTGGCCGAACATGAAGAAGGACATTCGACGTTTCGTCGAGGCGTGTGTTATATGTCAAACTACTAAGTACTCTACGCAGAGACCGGCCGGATTGCTACAACCGTTGCCAATCCCTTCGCAAGTTTGGGAGGATGTCTCGATGGACTTCGTTACGGGACTGCCTCCGTCGAGAGGGTACACGGCCATCATGGTGGTTGTGGATCGTTTGTCCAAATACGCCCACTTTGCGGCCCTGCCAACATGATTTGACGCCTTGCGGGTCGCGCATTTGTTTGTTAACACGGTGGTGCGTCATCACGGATTCCCCAAGACCTTGGTATCGGATCGCGATTCCGTGTTCTTGAATAAAATTTGGGAGGAGATTATGCGCCTAAGCGGTACGAAGTTGAACTTTTCGACGGCGTACCATCCTCACTCCGATGGTCAGACAGAGGTGCGCAATAGGGGCCTCGAGCAGTATCTCCGAGCATTCGCCGGGGATCGTCCTTCTAAATGGACGAATTTCCTTCCGTGGGCGGAACTGGCGTTAAATTGCTTCTATCACGCGGGTATCGGCACATCCCCGTTCAAAGCTCTATACGGAAGGGACCCGCCCAGTCTTGTGTTTGCGCCGCCGTCAGCCACGACCCCTCCATCGGTAGCGGATCTGATCAGACAGCGGAGTGAGTTACTGGTTCAGCTTCGCAAGAATCTAGCGCGAGCGCAGCAACGTATGCAAGAGTCGGCGAATAAACATCGTCGACATGTGGAATTTGTGGCGGGGGATATGGTGTTACTCAAACTACAGCCCTATCGACAGCATTCGGTGGCGCGCCCATTATCGGCGAAATTAGCGCGTCGATATTACGGGCCGTTTGAAGTACTGGAGCGGATCGGGCAGGTGGCGTATAGGCTGCGACTTCCGGAGGGGAGCAGGATTCACAACGTGTTTCATGTGAGCCTTCTTCGGCCGTTTGTAGTTGGGGATTCGGAGGAGCAACACGCGGCATTGCCATCCGAATTCTTCGGTGAACGACCGGTGGTATACCCGGTGCGGGTGCTGGAGAGGCGGCTTCTGTGGAATGGCGATCAGCCGGGGGAACACGCCTTGGTTAGGTGGTCGGACGGTACCGAGTCGCCCACGTGGGAGCCGGTGGAGACGCTACGTCAAAGGTTTCCGAATAtcttccttgaggacaaggatgtCGTTATGGAGGGGGGGTTGATACGATCCCAACCGAAGACCAAGTGACGCTAGAGCCGGCCGTCGAACCCCAAGCAGTACGGGAGGTAGAACGAAACAGAGAGAGCGCGGAGGACGGAGGGACAAAGGAAGTGCGTGTCGAGGCTTCCATCGCGAGGTCGAGGCCGACAAGGAATGCGAAGCCTCCGAACAGATTCGGCGACTTCGTCGCCCAGTAGTAATTTCCATGTTTTCTTTATTCGAATAGGAGTAGGAGTCGTagttagtattttatttttggatattattatttattatttttgcatttaattcgagcgtaattataagctccgtcgggttttcttgttggttctttcccgatgtaggattaggtcgaaccaaacctagggtccatagattataaatagggctattttGTTCATAACCTTTCATGAATAAAATTATTGATTGCCCAACGATTTGTTGATAACTTGAGAAACAAGCTTCGAACTCGATTGCCTGACGGGGAAGAATCCCGCACACAATCCGTTCGAGTTAAACCGCCGACCCTAACTTGGGCGCCGGTACGTTTGATCGCCGCCGAAGGGAGAATCGGGGCTGTTGGAGGGAAAGGGTCTTAACACGcgatcatttttttaatatttacaaaatccgtACGAATTTCCAACGCCCTATGGCACGTCAATTATGCCATTACTACTAAACTAAATTCTTATTAGTAATTGACAGTATATTCAATTAATCACGTGTGATTTCAATGGCGATTTAGAATTTGATATTGACATTAACTTTGATTGGTCGGTTATAGGATTCCGGTAAACAAGAATAATTAAAGTTGAATAAAAAGCACGTGAAGGATTGTGAGGAATATAAATgtcatagaaaaaaaatatctagATGAGATTTGTTTTGGATTGTCCACACATTTGGCTggtaaaatttcactacaatgaATAAAGCAAACTCCACTCAAGCAGATGCATGTCATTCTCAATTTTAATCGATCTATAATTAATTTCAAGGTTTTTATTAGGTGAAATATAGTTTTAAGGTATAGTGAATGAACGAGGAAGGAAAAAGTAGTTTTCTTTTACAGTTAAAATATATTTGgtgtaagttttttttttaaaatttcaaggTATCTATTCTTTTTATCATATGACCCATCTGTATTGAcagtatatttaattattattaatacaaATACTATTTCCAAGATAATAATTTCTGCGCTTATAATAAATCAACCGctcttatttaaaatatactactgtCGCAAGTGACAAGGGAAATTTCGTTTTCTGCATGTTATAATATTtaggaaaataacaaaaaagttTATAGTGGCGGGGCTTTGTCGTGTCTTTTCAGTTGCAATGTGGCACTAGACGATCCTACCATAATAGATATATCAAtataatttgaaataaattagtTTCTCGTTTGCATagtttttttctcattttcaaaACTTCTTCCAAATTAATTGCTACTTTGCTAGTAGTGTGATCGACTATCCGTGCGTATGTAtacatactactagtatatcTATCAATTTGATCGAAGGTGAagaacaatatatatatatatatatatatagggatgtattcatttccttttcctatatttcctcctatttccttcttaatatcagccattagattagagaaatggacggtcaagatcaacattgggtaattaatcccgtgttgcattatttgtcctattttgtgcattatgagggtacaatagtaatctaataatggctggaaaccgctacgaataatgcaccacatggtcacgagtaatgcatataattgactatataatgcataatatgttaactgcaatgcatacgaataagatgtaccatgttatgatgtttggacacacgtttcttgtttcccctaagggtttaataagcttaggggctagggtatagtacgtagacacgtatgtaatcttcacatggtaacgagtaatggatataattgactatataatgcacaatttgtgaactgcaatgcatacgaatacctctaataatgcataatataataaccatgtaatgcatataattgactatataatgcacaatatgttaactgcaatgcatacgaataagatgtaacatgttatgatgtttggacacacgtttcttgtttcccctaagggtttaataagcttaggggctagggtatagtacgtagacacgtatgtaatcttcacatggtaacgagtaatggatataattgactatataatgcacaatttgtgaactgcaatgcatacgaacaagatgtgctgtgttatgatgtttgacacacgtttcttgtttcccctaagggtttaataagcttaggggctagggtatagtacgtacgcattaataacaaattataaaacgatacgaataattcaccaaattgtcacgagtaatggatgttattaactatataatgcacaatatgtgaactgcaatgcatacgaataagatgtaccatgttatgatgtttgacacacgtttcttgtttcccctaagggtttaataagcttaggggctagggtatagtacgtagacattactaaatgcacgtatgtaatcttcaatccgttgattaacccatatacacaatacctctaataatgcataatatactgagataatgacaattaacagctacataatgcactacctaaaccaaataatgcacatgaCGTATATTCcgataacaacaatttgttagtaatgtctacgtactataccctagcctctaagcttattaaacccttaggggaaacaagaaacgtgtgtcaaacatcataacatggtacatcttattcgtatgcattgcagttcacatattgtgcattatatagttaataacatccattactcgtgacaatttggtgaattattcgtatcgttttataatttgttattaatgcgtacgtactataccctagcccctaagcttattaaacccttaggggaaacaagaaacgtgtgtcaaacatcataacacaacacatcttgttcgtatgcattgcagttcacaaattgtgcattatatagtcaattatatccattactcgttaccatgtgaagattacatacgtgtctacgtactataccctagcccctaagcttattaaacccttaggggaaacaagaaacgtgtgtccaaacatcataacatggtacatcttattcgtatgcattgcagttcacatattgtgcattatatagtcaattatatgcattactcgtgaccatgtggtgcattattcgcagataccaaaatgtggcagttacttttccgtcaaatgtcaataataaccctgtaatgcatacaaccaccttctataatgcaacacggaaccagttttatagaatcaatctgattcgttgatgccttagatctaacgcgtaatattaagtaggaaaaaggatctaagatgtgaaaaggagaataacgctccctatatatatatataaatataagtcAAAAGTAAATAGTATTAAAAGTTGTTATTTTTACTAATTTGTTGGAGGTGACCTTGCATCTTGTTGTTGCCCCTGTTGTCCGTAGTCGATTTTTGTTTTGGTTAGATGATGTTGGTTGTATGACAACAACCTAGTATTTTTTGTATTTAGAGGATTTTGAGCTTACTCTTTGGGGGTTTGAGCATTttctttgataaaaaaaatcctaCATAGATATTTCACGGTTTATTAATTCATATCGTATTATTCAATATCCATGTCACAAGGTAGAGAGATCGAGACCAAGACCAAGACCAAGACGGGGAGTAACTAGACAAGGAGTGAGAGAAACGAAAGAACGAAAAAGAAGAAATGAAACTCGGCAACCAGTAAAACGAAAGCTTCACCTACTATTCTCACATCAATGTGTCATATTATTATTTGTCGCATCCCAAATAAAAGATCAACGATTTGTCAATAGTTATATATATGTTctctctgtcccacaataagagtcacactttgtcATTTTGATTCCTTCCATAATAAgggtcacacttcatttttatcataaatggtaagtatgcctcatattccactaactcattttgctcacattttattacaaaaccaatataaaaaagtgggtctcatattccactaattttttcaactcactattctttatatttcttaaaattcatgctaCAATAAGAGTAACTCTATTGTAGGAGGGaaggggtatatgtttttaacATTCTAATGTCCCTTTGTATAGGTGAAACTTAAGTAAATTCTTATAGTGGCAGGCATACTCCATAATCAAAGGAATATACTTATATAGTATATGTATATAACATTATAATGTCCCATGCAATGTTAGGTGATGAAATATGTATCATGTGCATGTGGCCCATATTATAATTCTTCTTTTGGGATGAATTTTTTAGTGGTGAGAATCGAGTGCCAAACTAAAGTAAATTCTTATAGTGGCATACTCCATAATCAAAGGAATATACTTATATAGTATATGTATATAACATTATAATGTCCCATGCAATGTTAGGAGATGAAATATGTATCATGTGCATGTGGCCCACATTATAATTCTTCTTTTGGGATGAATTTTTTAGTGGTGAGAATCGAGTGCCACAAATCTCATCAAATTGGATACAATTCTCTATCGTGGATTTATGGGCCTCCCATTTTGATCGACTTTTTAGTAAATATTGGAAGACAATATAATATTCCACAactatacaaattttaattgatCATGGAACTCCTACAAAAGGAAGGAATGGATCACATCGAATTTTCCAACTTTTTGAGAGGTAGAATTTGTCACACCCATCAATTAAGGCTTAATCACGAGCGAACGcagtaaaaaaatattgatatgatTTATGAATCATCCATCAACTTTCTTAAGTAGTAACGCTAATAGATGAAGACAATTCTTTaacaatttataaaatattatttcaaatcAATGAATTGttaatactttattttattaatgtatcAATTTATAAGGCCAAGCGAAATAGGTAGCTAAAGTAAGATAACTATGTGGgttttgattccctaatgcaaatgagcattgggaaTACGTAgacacctcaacttaaatttaagttgagctcaagtcattttttcttaattttttccatttgtttatactttaaaaatatgcaaaacgGATTTGAattagatttctctataaggctaaatctgggaaacttttgacaattctactataattgttgattattagactaaactcaacatttaagatTGAATTGGtaaaggtgtcctcaatttagttatgtagaaacatctcattcgacgactaagagtatatatatacttataaatttattgttcagaacttcaagtcttttttgtaatttgtaattagcttcgttgtagactagtagtctcgttgtatttaaattttttgtttaagacttcaagacttcaagttttttgtgatttgtaattgttgtaacttgtaatctcaataaaattgcaattttcatcataattttttgaattttatttacgcacatttcatagataaataaataagaaaatgctacaaaataattatgaaccgctgaaccggcccggaacctgCAGTTTATTGAATCGGAACCGCCGGAATCCTTAGCGGGCCAGTTCAGGATCATGAAAatcctgaaccgtgaaccgccagTTTCgaaccagaaccggcggtttatgAACCGTGTGCATACCTAGGTGAAGTGATTCCataggaaaataaaaagaattgaATGCATGTATATGTGTGCAAAAATGGAATGGCAGCTGGCTCCCACCCCATGAATGTAGGGCGTTACATCAGTATCACTTCCCGTAGCCATGGCGACAGCTACCATCTATAAACATAACCCCATTCTCTCAATCTCTTTCCTCCACGCGTTCCATTTCTCCTTTTTTTCTGCTTCCCCCAAATCCCAATTTCTCTctccctctatatatatatgcgCACGCGATACGAACTTCTCTTTCTTTTGTCCACTTCAATTGCTTCAATTGCTTTTTGCCTCTGCTTCAAGCTGTAGAAAAATCCACTCTTTATTTGGGAATTAATTTTTCGAAATCCCTAGCcccaattttttcaattttgtgaAATCGAGCGAAGGGGTATTTGAAATTGAAGGGGAAATTGGGAGACGATAAGGTTTTTTGGTGGGAATTATCGATCGATAAATTGAGATTAAATTGAAATTGGGGGACGAGGATGGGAGGGGAGGTGGCGTACCTCACTGTGGGGGAGAAGGAAGGGTGTGATGAAGGGAAAATAGCGGCGGCGGAGAGGAAGTATTCGGCGCCGTCGGTGGGCGGTGGTGGATTGGCGCCGCCGCTGGAGaaagtggtggtggtgggatATGCGCTTACGTCTAAGAAAGTTAAGAGCTTTTTGCAGCCCAAGTTTGAGCACTTAGCGAGGTAACTGCTTGATTTCTTCTCGTGATTGATGTTTTTTTGAGTGTTGGTGAAGATCAAAATGATGGATTTTGGGTATTGAGTGTTTATGCCTTCTGAATTTACAAACACTGTCGTTTTTGTTAATGTACTTTTCAGTGATTTTTATGCTTTCCTTAAGAATTGAATCGGTATGTTTGTCCACTGTTTACTTGTTTGGATTGAGGTGAGGGTTTGAGTTTGTGTTTGATTTGATTAATCCGATTTTTTTTCAagttggaattggaattggaattggaattggaactGTCAGCTGTTATTATCTCTATCTATTTAATAGTAAATGGTTTTCTTTATGCTGGATGATCTTGCTTtttggtgtatatatatatatatatgagtgtgtgtgtgtgttcttGTGTTACAGCTGTTAGGTGTTCTGTATGTAAAGGATTATGAACTGTCAAAGATCACAATTTGGTATCTAAATCTTTAGGCAGTCATGTGGCATTTTTATCCTGTCAGACAATGGTGAACATTatgataattattttaattctgACAATGTTTAATTACTAATTGCTGTTCAGGAACAAGGGAATCCTGTTTGTGGCTATTGATCAAAGCAAACCTCTTTCGGAACAAGGTCCTTTCGACATTGTGTTGCATAAGGTGACTTTCCTTGTTCTTCTCCACTTCAAGCTGAATCACTTTTTGTTATAGTAAGACATGTATGATGACTATGAGCATCTAATGCGTTTTACTTTTGTCGTATTTACTGCAGTTATCTGGAAAAGAATGGCGGCGAGTACTAGAGGTTGGTTTCATCTTGCAGGGTGAACTTTGTTAATAACTGGTGAAAACTTTTATTATTGATAAGAAATTTTTGATGAATTAGGGAGTGGAATGATGCACAATGATTATATGCTGGCATGCTCATCCATTGTGACTGACTATGATCTTACTTTTGTGCTTATTCACATCTAACATAATTGTGGAGACATTGCTTTCTTCTTGAGAACTTTTAGTACATATTTAGGTTGAATCTTCGTGAAGAGATGATTTTCTTAGCAAATACATCTTCGTATTCTTCGGAATTTCATTGTTGGTTGTATTACATTCTTACAGACAAGAGAGAGACGCACATAACAGAGTGGTTTCTTAATTTTCTTGATACGTTCTAGCTGAAAACTGCCTTACTCTCGTCTTGGTGGAGGTTCTGGGGTTTGTTCTCATTTTTAGTTCTGATTTGTTGATCATATTTTAATTCTGATTTGTTGATCATCCTTTTTGAGCATGCATATATTTAACATAATTTGATTCTTGTAATTAACATTAAGTTTTTAGGTATTAATGCTCAACCTCCTGCACAAACATGTTAGATCTATATACGATAATGACAACTGAGTTCTTCTCTCATTTTTCTTTAGTTTTCTCGCTAGTTTAAATTTGTGAAGGTTCTAATGTGCATTATGGTCTCCCTTTTTAGCTTCTCCTTTCATATGGTTTTATTTGTGAAATGCTTTCCCAAATATCCTTTGCATGAACATATATGCAGCATTCCCAAGATTGTTTCTTGTCATTTATTGTTTACCCCTTTTTGCAGGATTATTGGAATGAACATCCGGAGGTCACAGTTCTTGACCCTCCTCGAGCCATACAGCAAGTACATAATCGTCAATCCATGCTTCAAGATGTTTCAGACCTGAATCTGTCAGACCGTTATGGTAATTTTAATGGATACCTTTTACAATCGTGTAATTTTTTAAGCTTCTCCTCTCCTTAAGTCTGCCTGCTTTTATTTGTTCGGTGTTGATCATTGGTAAATTTATAATGATGCTGCTAAATGTCATTGAATATCGACTTACATTTCGAAATGTTGATGATGTCACTTATGTGATGTGCAGGAAAAGTCGGCGTTCCTAGACAGTTGGTTATCAAGAAAGACCCATCATCTATTCCTGGTGCTGTGAGCAAGGCAGGCCTGAGGCTACCAATTGGTATGTCTTGCTTTATCTTCATCTTTTTATATCGACTGTAGTATTTTCTCTcgttttctttccttttctacATAATAGAACTATCTCCTCAATCCATTCGGACATTAAATCTTGTACTAAATTTCTTTGCTTCAGTGGCAAAACCTTTGGTTGCAAAGTCACACGAACTGTCTCTTGCCTATGATGAGTTCTCTCTCCAGAAGCTGGAGCCACCACTAGTTTTACAGGAATTCATTAATCATGGTATGGAGACATTCACTGTGTTCTTTAATTACGCTATCCAGTGGTTTTCCTTTAATCAGGTCTTATTTTTTTCTTGGTGCTGTAGGAGGTGTGCTATTCAAGGTTTATATTGTTGGTGAAGCAATAAAAGTGGTCAGGCGGTATTCCTTACCCGATGTTAGCAAATATGAACTGTCAAAGTGTACTGGTGTTTACCACTTTCCAAGAGTTTCTTGTGCTGCTGCATCTGCTGATGAAGCTGACTTGGATCCTCGTGTTGCTGGTGAGCTTATAATGCACGAACATATTGGTTTTTCTTACATTTTCCTTTGTTGTTCGCCTAGACAGTATATTTTGTCTCTCAGCGACCTCAAAGAACTATCGATTAtcttttgtgttttgttgtggaCCAGAATCTTATTTTGAAAGCTAGGGACAATCCTCTTACTATTTTTATTGTGCTTTACTTTCCCACAGAGCTCCCCCCACGGCCATTGCTCGAGAGATTGGCTAAAGAACTACGACGAAGACTGGTATACATTTCGTCTTCTGCAATTTTGATATATCTGCTACCTTCACCATCGATCAATTATTGTTGATTTGATTCAATCCTCTTGCCATAGGGTCTTCGGTTATTCAACTTGGATATAATCAGAGAGCATGGAACTCGAGACAACTATTATGTGATAGACATAAACTATTTTCCAGGTATGCCATCTACTCGAGAATAAGATGTTCATCTTGAATGGTACTACTAGATATGATATAAACTTTTGTCTAAATGTGAAAGGCGGATGAGGTGGTCTAACATTCTAGTTCCAATCTTCAGGATATGGAAAAATGCCAGAATACGAGCACATATTTACAGATTTCCTTCTGAGCCTAGTCGAAAGCAAGTAGACATATCGTCTGCAGCAAGAGCCACATCCGAGCAGTGAACTTCTGGGGGAGTTTATCGACACACATCACTATGCTTTGGAGGGCGAGGAAAAGCAAGATAATCTATATGCTATGGTGACATTTGGCAGTGACTATGTGCCTTCGTGAAGGTGATCAATCGTCTCTGGTTCATCGTGATCTGCCAAAGGCCTTTCATGGTTCGTGTTTCGCCTGCTTAGCTGGGTAGTGCTAATCagttagtattaatttttgatcGATGTGTGCGCGGTTTTGTAAATTCTTGTTGGTTGACATGTATAATCTCTCTCAGAATTTGCTGCCTAATTcacatttttttccatttttggggAAGTTAATTCTAGTATGTTTCTTTTTCATGATGCTGAGTTTGCTTTCTTGTGTTGGGATGATAATGAATTTCATTTATATCATCTCAAATTTGATCATATAAGATTCCAATTCTTTGAGGACAAATGTTGGATTTAGGGAGCACTTCCAAGAGAGAGTTGCATCATATTTTGTGGCTATAAACTAAAAAACTCTTATTCATTAAGGTATTTTTGAGGAACTTATTTGGATTTTTGAACTCACAAACTCTTTGAACTCAAAATGAGTTATGATAattgaaaatacataaaattctaCCATCATCATTATCATCAATGCTATGAAATTATAAATCTAGCACTATCACTATAAATCTATCATCAATACTATggaatattttctcttttaccGGCTTGTTTCACTAAAAAGTTCTGCATCATCTTTCTTTCTTAGATTATTTATTATAATCCACATTTATGTTTATAAATgagttaaaataaaattttaattataaatgagttaaaataaaattttgtatttgTACTAAGACCCGAAAAAAAATTTGCTTAAGATTTACCAAAGAGGATGCATCCAATGTAAATGTTCATTGTCTAATGCCAAAAATAATTTGGAGGCATTTTTAAaatgtacttcctccgtccataaaaaatagaatacACCGTGAATGACACAAAATAGAATACACTGTGCATGACAGTgctttaatgtgaaattggtaaagtaagaaagaagaaaaaaaacaaaagaaaagtaaTGTCTCTGGAATAtagggtccatattattagtaatagagaatagaaaaaataataaagaaagaaaa
Encoded here:
- the LOC121756259 gene encoding inositol-tetrakisphosphate 1-kinase 3-like, whose amino-acid sequence is MGGEVAYLTVGEKEGCDEGKIAAAERKYSAPSVGGGGLAPPLEKVVVVGYALTSKKVKSFLQPKFEHLARNKGILFVAIDQSKPLSEQGPFDIVLHKLSGKEWRRVLEDYWNEHPEVTVLDPPRAIQQVHNRQSMLQDVSDLNLSDRYGKVGVPRQLVIKKDPSSIPGAVSKAGLRLPIVAKPLVAKSHELSLAYDEFSLQKLEPPLVLQEFINHGGVLFKVYIVGEAIKVVRRYSLPDVSKYELSKCTGVYHFPRVSCAAASADEADLDPRVAELPPRPLLERLAKELRRRLGLRLFNLDIIREHGTRDNYYVIDINYFPGYGKMPEYEHIFTDFLLSLVESK